The Malus domestica chromosome 13, GDT2T_hap1 genome includes a window with the following:
- the LOC139190311 gene encoding uncharacterized protein, translating into MVYSKGKTIFLKSVDASDHIKNYKYIYKLLRDVIMEVGEHNVVQVVTDNGSAFVKAGKKLMKHHNVFWTSCAAHCIDLMFEAMGKRENVATVVKRARTITNYIYNHGWLLAKMREFCRGEIIRPATTRFATNYIALNSLLKKKAGLKQLFTSDDWANHNFSRSNTGRMVESIVLDHAFWSQTEHVCQVFEPLYKVLRIVDTEVYPTMGAVYELMRVVKDELERKHGARWVVKIIEDRWYKTLYHDLHAAAYYLNPRYQYRPGVGDDGNLIRAVHNVYSKLDPASPAVGQFGNELTWFKDARRTFGEPTSVAARTNMSPTEWWIMYGTDAPTVRKLAIKVLSQTASSSACERNWSTFALIHTKQRNKLAHSSLEKLVYCYYNMKLQIRDKEAEIDHVDRGDPLDVFDIVGEDDDTEGNQLFQWIRPLHLDDDEGNPAPRVAEEARNEGINVERVLEEEVGSSSADSFEELLHPRPSNTGIPPFSNPTQPQHRADTNDSSSTRSGDSPTTGGGNDEGHSGAGGNGAGGSGGGYGNYYGPPPPDI; encoded by the exons atggtatactccaagggaaagacaatttttttgaagtctgttgatgcttcagaccatataaagaattacaagtatatttacaaattattgagggatgtaatcatggaggtgggagagcataatgttgtccaagtcgtgaccgacaacggttctgcatttgtcaaagctggaaaaaagttaatgaagcatcataatgtgttttggacatcatgtgcagcacattgtattgatcttatgtttgaggcaatggggaagagagagaatgttgctactgtggtcaaaagagctagaacgatcacaaattatatttacaatcacggttggttgttggcaaagatgcgtgaattttgcagaggagaaattattcgtccagctaccactcgattcgccaccaactatattgcattaaacagcctactcaagaagaaagcagggttgaagcaactattcactagtgacgattgggccaaccacaatttcagccgctcaaatacaggtcgtatggtggaaagtatagtgcttgatcatgctttttggagtcaaacagaacatgtgtgtcaagtgtttgaacctctttacaaagttttacggatcgttgacacagaagtgtatcctactatgggggcagtatatgagttgatgcgtgtagtgaaggatgaattggaaagaaaacatggtgcaaggtgggtcgtaaaaataattgaagaccgatggtataaaacattataccacgatttgcatgcagcag catattatttgaatccccgataccaatacagacccggtgttggagatgatggtaaccttatacgtgctgtacataatgtatactctaaattagaccctgcatcaccagcagttggccaatttggaaatgag ctaacatggtttaaagatgcaagaagaacatttggagaaccaacatcagttgctgctcgaacaaatatgtctccta ctgaatggtggatcatgtatgggaccgatgcaccaactgtgagaaagttagcaataaaagtattatcacaaacagcttcctcatctgcttgtgaaagaaattggagcacatttgcactcatccacacaaagcaaagaaataagttggctcatagtagcttggaaaaattagtttattgctactacaacatgaagcttcaaattcgagataaggaagcagaaatcgatcatgtcgaccgtggtgacccactagatgtgtttgatattgttggtgaagatgatgatacggagggtaaccaactttttcaatggattagacctcttcatttagatgatgatgaaggcaacccagctcccagagttgctgaagaagcacgtaatgaagggataaatgtagaaagagtattagaggaagaggtgggatctagcagcgctgactctttcgaagaacttttgcacccaagaccaagcaacactggaattccacctttttccaatcctacacaaccacaacatcgtgctgatactaatgatagctctagtacaagatcaggagactcacctaccaccggaggtgggaatgatgaaggacatagtggagctggaggtaatggagctggaggtagtggtggtggatatggaaactattatggaccaccacctccagatatatga